From a single Apium graveolens cultivar Ventura chromosome 2, ASM990537v1, whole genome shotgun sequence genomic region:
- the LOC141707775 gene encoding E3 ubiquitin-protein ligase MBR2-like isoform X2, producing MQGQRRAINSFTETMDLNQDLYNDTNMDQSAAWNNVSNPAERRLPHNARSFSGWDLGESSSSANPRDQVSCDGLKGEPCWPSSHSGFTATEARLEERRCEPPNILRQDRVNNGLAGNQISWENLNVQSSDSSHYHATINLNDSYPESDDEDEEGIFPSFYKSGRFVTEPYPSASMSTGNGGTCDNSRYNNDGSGSSMGNWGSSCKRKALEGGTSTQPYPGGNTSFFPQPENIVPHNSPARHIASNSLGISSSSGNYPGVIRSEQMNPRFSVGMRGFVSDVFPPVGVPGIRESSTRNSGARITLGHQEPDPFSFPPAGNTSRQSNVHSLNHSSRPTPLGDSLEFGPSVQLPGNPSNQSHVMPGPFSNRNISSLWNDAPIPRTGSSSSSFTIPRGRGTGLHDDAGFRSNIRNNEEHPMFVPATHTRNMIQDPTSWSLGTGSSSTPGGIASSSRAGPSSSSHPYPAGWLPHHNFSSQNQFRLSDYAPWSLFPPGESESGIQRGQFLPFSSRQPSSPEETAISSRSRSQGHNQPFARPAYIMDIPGEEANGWRSLAADIDGRQRLVSEIRQVLNVMRRGENIRAEDMMIFDPFINGVAELHDRHRDMRLDVDNMSYEELLALEERIGDVNTGLSDEVILRSLKERKFSAFMRGLPSLEPCCICQEEYVVGESIGTLDCGHDFHSHCIKQWLRQKNTCPICKMTGIGS from the exons ATGCAAGGTCAAAGGAGGGCAATAAATTCCTTCACTGAGACAATGGATCTAAATCAGGATCTTTACAATGACACCAATATGGATCAGTCTGCTGCTTGGAATAATGTCTCAAATCCAGCAGAGAGACGTTTGCCACATAATGCTAGGAGTTTTAGTGGCTGGGACTTGGGTGAATCAAGCTCTAGTGCAAATCCGCGAGATCAGGTCTCTTGTGATGGTTTAAAAGGAGAACCCTGTTGGCCttcttcacacagtggttttacTGCAACTGAGGCAAGATTAGAAGAACGTCGATGTGAACCACCTAACATCCTTCGCCAGGACAGGGTTAATAATGGTCTTGCAGGAAACCAAATCTCTTGGGAAAATTTGAATGTCCAGAGTTCGGATTCCAGCCATTATCACGCGACCATAAATTTGAATGATAGTTATCCTGAAagcgatgatgaagatgaggaaggaaTATTTCCAAGTTTCTACAAGTCAGGCAGATTTGTCACTGAGCCTTACCCATCAGCAAGTATGTCAACTGGTAATGGCGGGACTTGCGATAATTCTCGATATAATAATGATGGATCGGGGTCTTCTATGGGAAATTGGGGTTCATCTTGCAAGCGGAAGGCCCTTGAAGGTGGTACTTCTACACAGCCTTATCCAGGTGGGAATACAAGCTTCTTTCCGCAGCCTGAGAACATTGTTCCCCACAATAGTCCTGCCCGTCATATTGCCTCTAACAGCTTGGGTATATCCTCATCCTCAGGAAACTATCCAGGCGTTATTCGTTCGGAACAGATGAATCCTAGGTTCAGTGTTGGTATGAGAGGATTTGTATCTGATGTCTTTCCTCCTGTTGGTGTTCCTGGTATTAGGGAAAGCTCCACAAGAAACTCTGGAGCAAGAATAACTTTGGGACATCAGGAACCTGATCCGTTTAGTTTTCCTCCAGCAGGTAACACCTCAAGACAATCTAATGTTCACTCTTTAAACCATTCTTCTAGACCTACACCACTTGGCGACTCATTAGAATTTGGACCATCAGTTCAGTTACCAGGCAATCCCTCAAATCAGTCTCATGTGATGCCTGGTCCCTTTTCAAATAGAAATATATCCTCTCTATGGAATGATGCTCCTATTCCAAGGACTGGCAGTTCATCAAGTTCTTTTACTATTCCTCGAGGAAGGGGTACTGGATTACATGATGATGCAGGCTTTAGAAGCAACATAAGAAACAATGAAGAGCACCCCATGTTTGTTCCGGCAACTCATACACGAAACATGATTCAAGATCCAACTAGTTGGAGTTTAGGTACTGGGAGTTCGAGTACTCCAGGAGGTATTGCCTCTAGTTCTCGAGCTGGTCCAAGTTCTAGTTCACATCCTTATCCTGCTGGATGGCTACCCCATCACAATTTTTCATCACAAAATCAGTTCAGATTATCAGATTATGCTCCCTGGAGTCTCTTTCCACCTGGAGAATCCGAGTCTGGTATTCAGAGAGGACAGTTTTTGCCATTTTCTTCAAGGCAGCCTTCTTCTCCAGAAGAAACAGCAATTTCATCTAGATCTAGAAGTCAGGGTCATAATCAACCATTCGCAAGGCCTGCTTATATAATGGACATTCCAGGCGAAGAGGCTAATGGTTGGCGATCTTTAGCTGCTGATATTGATGGACGGCAGAGGCTGGTATCTGAG ATTCGTCAAGTCCTGAATGTGATGCGGAGGGGTGAAAATATCCGTGCGGAG GATATGATGATCTTTGATCCATTTATAAACGGAGTTGCTGAGTTGCACGACAGGCACAGAGATATGAGGCTTGATGTTGATAATATGTCTTACGAG GAGTTGTTGGCTCTGGAAGAACGAATTGGTGATGTGAATACGGGGCTGAGTGACGAAGTCATTTTGCGGTCTCTGAAAGAGCGAAAGTTTTCAGCATTCATGAGAGGTCTTCCATCGCTTGAGCCGTGCTGCATATGTCAG GAAGAATATGTGGTAGGGGAGAGCATCGGGACATTGGATTGTGGGCACGACTTTCACTCTCATTGTATAAAGCAGTGGTTGCGACAAAAAAATACTTGCCCTATCTGTAAAATGACGGGGATAGGTTCATGA
- the LOC141707775 gene encoding E3 ubiquitin-protein ligase MBR2-like isoform X1: MQGQRRAINSFTETMDLNQDLYNDTNMDQSAAWNNVSNPAERRLPHNARSFSGWDLGESSSSANPRDQVSCDGLKGEPCWPSSHSGFTATEARLEERRCEPPNILRQDRVNNGLAGNQISWENLNVQSSDSSHYHATINLNDSYPESDDEDEEGIFPSFYKSGRFVTEPYPSASMSTGNGGTCDNSRYNNDGSGSSMGNWGSSCKRKALEGGTSTQPYPGGNTSFFPQPENIVPHNSPARHIASNSLGISSSSGNYPGVIRSEQMNPRFSVGMRGFVSDVFPPVGVPGIRESSTRNSGARITLGHQEPDPFSFPPAGNTSRQSNVHSLNHSSRPTPLGDSLEFGPSVQLPGNPSNQSHVMPGPFSNRNISSLWNDAPIPRTGSSSSSFTIPRGRGTGLHDDAGFRSNIRNNEEHPMFVPATHTRNMIQDPTSWSLGTGSSSTPGGIASSSRAGPSSSSHPYPAGWLPHHNFSSQNQFRLSDYAPWSLFPPGESESGIQRGQFLPFSSRQPSSPEETAISSRSRSQGHNQPFARPAYIMDIPGEEANGWRSLAADIDGRQRLVSEQIRQVLNVMRRGENIRAEDMMIFDPFINGVAELHDRHRDMRLDVDNMSYEELLALEERIGDVNTGLSDEVILRSLKERKFSAFMRGLPSLEPCCICQEEYVVGESIGTLDCGHDFHSHCIKQWLRQKNTCPICKMTGIGS, translated from the exons ATGCAAGGTCAAAGGAGGGCAATAAATTCCTTCACTGAGACAATGGATCTAAATCAGGATCTTTACAATGACACCAATATGGATCAGTCTGCTGCTTGGAATAATGTCTCAAATCCAGCAGAGAGACGTTTGCCACATAATGCTAGGAGTTTTAGTGGCTGGGACTTGGGTGAATCAAGCTCTAGTGCAAATCCGCGAGATCAGGTCTCTTGTGATGGTTTAAAAGGAGAACCCTGTTGGCCttcttcacacagtggttttacTGCAACTGAGGCAAGATTAGAAGAACGTCGATGTGAACCACCTAACATCCTTCGCCAGGACAGGGTTAATAATGGTCTTGCAGGAAACCAAATCTCTTGGGAAAATTTGAATGTCCAGAGTTCGGATTCCAGCCATTATCACGCGACCATAAATTTGAATGATAGTTATCCTGAAagcgatgatgaagatgaggaaggaaTATTTCCAAGTTTCTACAAGTCAGGCAGATTTGTCACTGAGCCTTACCCATCAGCAAGTATGTCAACTGGTAATGGCGGGACTTGCGATAATTCTCGATATAATAATGATGGATCGGGGTCTTCTATGGGAAATTGGGGTTCATCTTGCAAGCGGAAGGCCCTTGAAGGTGGTACTTCTACACAGCCTTATCCAGGTGGGAATACAAGCTTCTTTCCGCAGCCTGAGAACATTGTTCCCCACAATAGTCCTGCCCGTCATATTGCCTCTAACAGCTTGGGTATATCCTCATCCTCAGGAAACTATCCAGGCGTTATTCGTTCGGAACAGATGAATCCTAGGTTCAGTGTTGGTATGAGAGGATTTGTATCTGATGTCTTTCCTCCTGTTGGTGTTCCTGGTATTAGGGAAAGCTCCACAAGAAACTCTGGAGCAAGAATAACTTTGGGACATCAGGAACCTGATCCGTTTAGTTTTCCTCCAGCAGGTAACACCTCAAGACAATCTAATGTTCACTCTTTAAACCATTCTTCTAGACCTACACCACTTGGCGACTCATTAGAATTTGGACCATCAGTTCAGTTACCAGGCAATCCCTCAAATCAGTCTCATGTGATGCCTGGTCCCTTTTCAAATAGAAATATATCCTCTCTATGGAATGATGCTCCTATTCCAAGGACTGGCAGTTCATCAAGTTCTTTTACTATTCCTCGAGGAAGGGGTACTGGATTACATGATGATGCAGGCTTTAGAAGCAACATAAGAAACAATGAAGAGCACCCCATGTTTGTTCCGGCAACTCATACACGAAACATGATTCAAGATCCAACTAGTTGGAGTTTAGGTACTGGGAGTTCGAGTACTCCAGGAGGTATTGCCTCTAGTTCTCGAGCTGGTCCAAGTTCTAGTTCACATCCTTATCCTGCTGGATGGCTACCCCATCACAATTTTTCATCACAAAATCAGTTCAGATTATCAGATTATGCTCCCTGGAGTCTCTTTCCACCTGGAGAATCCGAGTCTGGTATTCAGAGAGGACAGTTTTTGCCATTTTCTTCAAGGCAGCCTTCTTCTCCAGAAGAAACAGCAATTTCATCTAGATCTAGAAGTCAGGGTCATAATCAACCATTCGCAAGGCCTGCTTATATAATGGACATTCCAGGCGAAGAGGCTAATGGTTGGCGATCTTTAGCTGCTGATATTGATGGACGGCAGAGGCTGGTATCTGAG CAGATTCGTCAAGTCCTGAATGTGATGCGGAGGGGTGAAAATATCCGTGCGGAG GATATGATGATCTTTGATCCATTTATAAACGGAGTTGCTGAGTTGCACGACAGGCACAGAGATATGAGGCTTGATGTTGATAATATGTCTTACGAG GAGTTGTTGGCTCTGGAAGAACGAATTGGTGATGTGAATACGGGGCTGAGTGACGAAGTCATTTTGCGGTCTCTGAAAGAGCGAAAGTTTTCAGCATTCATGAGAGGTCTTCCATCGCTTGAGCCGTGCTGCATATGTCAG GAAGAATATGTGGTAGGGGAGAGCATCGGGACATTGGATTGTGGGCACGACTTTCACTCTCATTGTATAAAGCAGTGGTTGCGACAAAAAAATACTTGCCCTATCTGTAAAATGACGGGGATAGGTTCATGA